In a single window of the Pontibacter russatus genome:
- a CDS encoding efflux RND transporter permease subunit has product MFSKFIHRPVFAIVISVVIVFIGGLAIKKLPISQFPDIAPTTVNIFIAYPGSSADVLVNSTLITLEQAINGVEGMRYIASDATSAGEATLRIIFEPGTDPNDAVIRVKTRVDQVMPLLPELVQREGVVITPIQPSMLMYVNLYSNEKSMDEKFLFNYATVKMIPEIQRIKGVARAQILGSRRYAMRVWLNPDRMRAYNISVEEVMEALAEQSIIGRPGRIGQSSGIAAQSLEYVLTYKGRYNKPVEYEGIIIRANAEGESIRLKDIATVELGSEFFDIYSNLDGKPAAAIVLKQNYGSNASDVIADVKAQLEEMKASFPPGMDYKISYDVSQFLDASIDQVLHTLRDAFILVALVVFIFLGDWRSTLIPILAVPVSLIGAFFVIQLFGLSINLITLFALVLAIGIVVDNAIVVVEAVHAKMEETNLSPYRATIEVLREIGGAIIAITLVMTAVFIPLLFMSGPVGIFYRQFSITMASSIVISAVIALTLTPVLCAMLLKNNHGKPKKKNPLTKALDSFNSGFEKLTGRYVGLLRAIVSRRTLTWGILAAFCVGIFFENQVLPAGFIPNEDQGTIYAIVQTPPGSTLETTNQVSQKLQKICEKIEGVESVSSLAGYEIMTEGRGSNAGTCLINLKPWSDREHTVKEIMEELEEKSKGLGAVVEFFEPPAIPGFGSSGGFSMRLLDKNSDTDYHEFDKVNKEFMDNLAKRKELTGLFTFFAANYPQYELEIDNDLAMQKGVSIGKAMENLNIMIGSTYEQGFIKFNQFFKVYVQSDPKFRRLPSDVLNLAVKNEEGEMVPYSAFMKLKKTQGPNEVTRFNLYNSAAIQGLPAKGYTTADAIQAIQEVAATTLPKGYDIAWEGLSYDESTRGNESLYVFMVVLLFVYFVLAAQYESFIIPFAVVLSLPVGIFGSFLLLELMGLENNIYAQVGMIMLVGLLGKNAVLIVEFAVQKRLQGATILEAAIEGAKVRFRPILMTSFAFVAGLIPLIMAAGAGAIGNRTIGASALGGMLFGTIFGVVIIPGLYYIFAKMADGRHLIRDEHETPLTEDYVYAGNNFPLIEETENHARV; this is encoded by the coding sequence ATGTTCAGTAAATTTATACACCGACCCGTATTTGCCATTGTCATATCGGTCGTGATTGTTTTTATAGGTGGCCTGGCAATCAAGAAGCTGCCTATATCCCAGTTCCCGGACATTGCCCCCACCACGGTCAATATTTTTATCGCTTACCCGGGCTCCAGCGCCGATGTGCTGGTCAACTCCACCCTCATCACCCTCGAACAGGCCATAAACGGCGTGGAGGGGATGCGCTATATAGCGTCTGATGCCACAAGTGCCGGGGAGGCAACCCTCCGAATTATTTTTGAGCCGGGAACGGACCCCAACGATGCGGTAATCAGGGTTAAAACGAGGGTGGACCAGGTGATGCCGCTCCTGCCCGAGCTGGTACAGCGGGAAGGCGTCGTTATCACCCCCATCCAGCCGAGTATGTTGATGTACGTCAACCTCTACTCAAACGAAAAGAGCATGGACGAGAAATTCCTGTTCAACTATGCCACCGTCAAAATGATCCCGGAAATACAGCGAATCAAAGGGGTGGCGAGGGCACAGATATTGGGTAGCCGCAGGTACGCGATGCGTGTCTGGCTAAACCCGGACCGCATGCGGGCCTATAACATATCGGTAGAAGAGGTGATGGAGGCGTTGGCCGAGCAAAGTATAATTGGCCGCCCTGGCAGGATAGGGCAAAGCTCCGGTATAGCCGCGCAGTCGCTGGAATATGTGCTCACCTACAAAGGCCGCTACAACAAACCGGTAGAATACGAAGGCATCATCATTCGGGCCAATGCTGAGGGAGAAAGCATCCGCCTGAAAGACATCGCCACCGTAGAGTTGGGCAGCGAATTCTTTGACATCTACTCCAACCTGGACGGAAAGCCTGCAGCGGCCATTGTGTTGAAGCAGAACTATGGCAGCAATGCCAGCGATGTGATAGCCGATGTGAAAGCTCAGTTGGAGGAAATGAAAGCATCTTTCCCTCCGGGGATGGACTATAAAATCAGCTATGACGTTTCACAGTTCCTGGATGCCTCCATCGACCAGGTGCTGCACACCTTAAGAGACGCGTTCATCCTGGTGGCCCTGGTCGTTTTCATATTCCTGGGCGACTGGCGCTCTACTCTGATTCCGATTCTGGCTGTCCCGGTTTCGCTGATAGGGGCTTTTTTTGTGATTCAGCTCTTCGGGCTCTCGATTAACCTGATCACATTGTTTGCGCTTGTATTGGCCATCGGTATTGTGGTGGATAATGCGATTGTGGTGGTGGAGGCGGTGCATGCCAAGATGGAAGAAACAAACCTTTCGCCATATAGGGCGACCATCGAAGTGCTTCGCGAGATAGGCGGGGCCATCATCGCCATCACGCTGGTGATGACGGCGGTATTCATTCCTCTGTTATTTATGTCGGGTCCGGTGGGTATTTTCTATCGGCAGTTCTCCATTACCATGGCCAGCTCCATCGTGATTTCGGCCGTGATTGCCCTGACGCTGACCCCCGTGCTGTGCGCCATGTTGTTGAAGAATAATCATGGCAAACCGAAGAAGAAAAACCCGTTAACGAAGGCGCTTGACAGCTTTAACAGCGGATTTGAAAAGCTTACCGGAAGATACGTAGGCCTGTTAAGAGCCATTGTGAGCAGGAGAACGCTCACCTGGGGAATACTTGCGGCTTTCTGTGTTGGTATCTTCTTCGAAAACCAAGTGCTTCCGGCAGGCTTTATTCCGAACGAAGACCAGGGGACTATATATGCCATTGTCCAGACACCTCCTGGCTCTACCCTGGAGACAACCAACCAGGTCTCTCAAAAACTTCAGAAGATCTGTGAGAAAATTGAAGGCGTTGAATCGGTGTCTTCTCTGGCCGGTTACGAGATCATGACCGAGGGACGGGGCTCGAATGCGGGTACCTGCTTGATCAACCTGAAACCATGGTCTGATCGCGAGCATACCGTGAAGGAGATCATGGAAGAGTTGGAAGAGAAATCAAAAGGATTGGGAGCCGTGGTAGAGTTCTTTGAGCCACCGGCTATCCCGGGCTTTGGTTCTTCCGGTGGTTTCTCGATGCGTTTGCTGGATAAAAACTCAGACACCGACTACCACGAGTTTGATAAGGTCAACAAGGAGTTTATGGATAACCTGGCCAAGCGGAAGGAGCTGACCGGCTTATTCACTTTTTTCGCTGCCAATTATCCGCAGTACGAGTTGGAGATCGACAACGATCTGGCCATGCAGAAAGGGGTGTCTATCGGTAAGGCCATGGAGAACCTGAATATCATGATAGGCAGCACCTATGAACAGGGTTTTATCAAGTTTAACCAGTTCTTCAAGGTATACGTGCAGTCCGACCCTAAATTCAGAAGGCTGCCGTCTGACGTCCTGAACCTTGCTGTCAAAAACGAGGAGGGTGAAATGGTGCCTTACTCAGCCTTTATGAAGCTGAAAAAGACGCAGGGGCCAAATGAGGTAACCCGTTTTAACCTGTACAACTCAGCCGCCATCCAGGGCCTTCCGGCGAAGGGATATACCACAGCAGACGCGATACAGGCTATACAGGAAGTTGCCGCCACAACACTGCCTAAAGGCTACGACATTGCCTGGGAAGGTCTTTCCTATGACGAGTCAACCAGGGGCAATGAGTCGCTATATGTGTTCATGGTTGTACTGTTGTTTGTATACTTTGTGCTGGCAGCCCAGTACGAAAGCTTTATCATTCCTTTTGCGGTGGTGCTGTCGCTGCCGGTCGGGATTTTTGGGTCTTTTTTGTTGCTGGAACTGATGGGCCTGGAGAACAACATTTATGCTCAGGTAGGGATGATCATGCTGGTCGGTCTGCTGGGTAAAAACGCTGTGCTGATCGTGGAGTTTGCCGTTCAGAAGCGCCTGCAGGGAGCCACCATTCTGGAGGCCGCCATTGAAGGGGCCAAGGTCCGTTTCCGCCCGATCCTGATGACCTCGTTTGCATTTGTCGCCGGATTGATTCCGTTGATTATGGCCGCCGGCGCAGGCGCTATCGGTAACCGGACAATTGGTGCCTCTGCCCTTGGTGGCATGTTGTTCGGCACCATTTTCGGCGTCGTCATCATCCCCGGGTTGTACTACATCTTTGCTAAAATGGCAGACGGCCGTCACCTGATCAGGGATGAACATGAAACTCCTTTAACGGAGGATTATGTCTATGCCGGTAATAATTTTCCACTCATTGAAGAAACCGAAAACCATGCGCGTGTATAA
- a CDS encoding efflux RND transporter periplasmic adaptor subunit — protein sequence MKRILMLMGMCALVCHTSCTSSNGEEKKEHEATFLVSSPVKMDTTLTKDYVSQVHSIRHIELRAQEKGYLQKIFVDEGQFVKKGQLLFQIMPNLYEAELKKAQAEASFATIEYQNTKSLTDRNIVSPNELAMAKAKLDKAKADVSLANVHLQFTEIRAPFDGIIDRFHVRLGSLVDEGELLTELSDNSKMWVYYNVPEAEYLNYQALEKKDDDVKVNLLMANNHLFKYPGVVETIVADFNHETGNISFRATFPNPEGLLRHGETGNVRMNIPLKNALLIPQKTTFEVLEKKYVYVVDKDNMLRSREITIAAEMPHIYAVEKGLEEDDKILLEGLRLVRENEKIHTTFVEPGKVMSQLELYAE from the coding sequence ATGAAGAGAATTCTCATGCTTATGGGCATGTGCGCCCTGGTGTGCCACACAAGTTGTACATCATCAAACGGAGAAGAGAAAAAAGAGCACGAAGCCACGTTTCTGGTGAGCAGTCCGGTGAAAATGGACACAACCCTTACGAAGGATTATGTGAGCCAGGTCCATTCGATACGGCATATAGAGCTAAGGGCGCAGGAGAAAGGCTACCTGCAGAAAATATTTGTGGATGAAGGGCAGTTCGTGAAAAAGGGGCAGCTGTTGTTCCAGATTATGCCCAACCTGTATGAGGCCGAACTAAAGAAAGCACAGGCTGAGGCCAGTTTCGCAACTATCGAATACCAGAACACGAAATCACTCACCGATAGAAACATAGTGTCCCCGAATGAGCTGGCGATGGCAAAAGCAAAGCTTGACAAGGCGAAAGCTGACGTATCCCTGGCCAACGTTCACCTGCAGTTCACGGAAATCAGGGCTCCTTTCGATGGCATCATCGACCGCTTCCATGTAAGGCTGGGCAGCCTTGTAGACGAAGGCGAATTACTCACCGAGCTATCGGACAATAGCAAGATGTGGGTCTACTACAACGTGCCCGAAGCTGAATACCTGAATTATCAGGCACTTGAGAAGAAGGACGATGATGTGAAGGTGAACCTGCTGATGGCAAATAACCATCTCTTCAAATACCCGGGAGTAGTCGAAACCATCGTAGCCGATTTTAACCATGAGACGGGTAACATCTCTTTCAGGGCTACTTTCCCTAATCCGGAGGGCCTGTTGAGGCATGGGGAAACCGGGAACGTGCGCATGAACATTCCGCTGAAAAATGCGCTGCTGATTCCGCAAAAAACAACTTTTGAGGTGCTCGAGAAAAAGTATGTGTACGTGGTGGACAAAGACAATATGTTGAGATCGAGGGAAATAACCATCGCCGCAGAAATGCCACACATCTATGCGGTGGAAAAAGGTTTAGAAGAGGATGACAAGATTCTTTTGGAAGGTCTGCGCCTGGTACGCGAAAACGAGAAGATACACACCACATTCGTTGAGCCCGGAAAAGTTATGTCTCAGTTAGAATTGTATGCGGAGTAA
- a CDS encoding PepSY-associated TM helix domain-containing protein, giving the protein MKSKNSKRILRRINDWLHLWLGLTSGAVVFIVSITGCFYAFQQEIKDALEPWRFVEAQDKAFVPPSQLLDTARVYMPGATPTGLTYSNREGAAAVGYQVDQNGEHNFTAVFLNPYTGEFLKKQQAAGDGEFDFFRFILDGHRALWLPYEIGRPVVGVGTLVFVVLLVTGLVMWWPRKWNKPSFQKSFRIKWNGSLKRVNYDLHNILGFYSLVLAFVLAVTGLVWSFEWFADSVYYATSGGEERPGHHHPHSDVAQAGAAASDTVSVLDRAWYKTLAQEPGAQGMYMTPVLHDKEDAIEIIAYQDHGSWYNRNEYFYDQYTLEHFRVKGDRYEEAGLADQLVMLNYDIHVGAVFGLPGKILAFCISLISASLPITGFLVWWNKRKKPRKRAAPTAGREKKKPTETGIATV; this is encoded by the coding sequence ATGAAAAGCAAAAACAGCAAGCGTATCTTAAGGAGAATCAATGACTGGCTGCACCTCTGGCTGGGCCTGACGTCAGGTGCCGTAGTGTTTATTGTCAGCATCACGGGGTGTTTCTACGCTTTTCAACAGGAGATAAAGGACGCCCTGGAGCCCTGGCGCTTTGTGGAGGCACAGGACAAAGCCTTCGTGCCCCCCAGCCAGTTGCTGGACACGGCCCGGGTATATATGCCCGGCGCCACACCCACCGGCCTTACCTACAGCAACAGGGAAGGCGCGGCTGCAGTGGGATATCAGGTAGACCAAAACGGGGAGCACAACTTTACGGCTGTGTTCCTGAACCCCTACACCGGTGAATTTCTGAAGAAGCAGCAGGCAGCAGGAGATGGCGAATTTGACTTTTTCCGTTTTATCTTAGACGGCCACCGCGCACTCTGGCTGCCCTATGAGATTGGGCGCCCTGTGGTGGGGGTGGGTACGCTCGTTTTTGTGGTGCTGCTCGTCACAGGCCTTGTCATGTGGTGGCCCAGGAAATGGAACAAGCCTAGCTTTCAGAAGAGCTTCAGGATTAAGTGGAACGGCAGTTTGAAACGGGTAAACTACGACCTGCACAACATCCTGGGTTTTTACAGCCTTGTGCTGGCTTTTGTGCTGGCGGTTACGGGCCTTGTCTGGAGCTTTGAGTGGTTTGCCGATTCGGTATACTACGCAACCTCCGGCGGGGAGGAAAGGCCGGGGCACCACCACCCGCACTCCGATGTAGCGCAGGCCGGTGCGGCCGCCAGCGACACGGTTTCGGTGCTTGACCGGGCCTGGTACAAAACGCTGGCGCAGGAGCCCGGCGCACAGGGCATGTATATGACACCCGTACTCCATGACAAGGAGGACGCCATCGAAATCATCGCCTACCAGGACCATGGCTCGTGGTATAACCGGAACGAGTACTTCTATGACCAATATACGCTGGAGCACTTCCGGGTAAAAGGAGACAGGTACGAAGAGGCCGGTTTGGCGGACCAACTGGTGATGCTCAATTATGACATCCACGTTGGGGCGGTGTTCGGTTTGCCGGGCAAAATTCTCGCCTTCTGCATCAGCCTTATATCTGCCAGCCTGCCCATCACGGGTTTTCTGGTGTGGTGGAACAAAAGGAAGAAGCCCAGGAAAAGAGCGGCCCCCACCGCAGGCCGCGAAAAGAAGAAACCAACAGAAACCGGCATAGCCACAGTTTAG
- a CDS encoding DUF4374 domain-containing protein, producing the protein MTFPKFTRLLSLPVLSLFAAVLFTSCGDEKDAPNPVVVEGEPQYIMSLAVQGSDKTFTYYTVPFDDVMSGTLSAVGQGIEQPGYYDFTQIENTIYSLGGLDDVNVVGISRAKNGDLTQIGNVSFASSLSDMVKADDNTLVALELDPTSDMVKFHTLDANTLAVKNTKQHPVSDITELEGPAYSGMRISGDHLFLSYYVRDPNTYETLYTDEAQVAVYSYPGLEFLKVIEDTRTGPVGGFNVKSGLTKDEKGDIYALSHSNPANGYSQSTKQGGILRITSGETAFDADYFFDVAEITGGKNIAHLKYLGNGKAFAEINMASTGEQERWSDGPLKSAIIDLYQKTVTYIDGLPEHAGNGRRLAVLHDEDYLYMSVPEASGIYVYKIDVANHTATKGAEVEANFVAGFFKL; encoded by the coding sequence ATGACCTTCCCTAAATTCACAAGACTACTGTCACTGCCAGTTCTGAGCCTTTTTGCGGCTGTTCTGTTCACATCCTGCGGGGACGAGAAAGATGCCCCGAATCCTGTTGTTGTCGAAGGAGAGCCCCAGTACATCATGTCGCTTGCCGTACAGGGCAGCGACAAGACCTTTACCTACTATACCGTACCGTTCGACGATGTGATGAGCGGCACGCTCTCCGCCGTAGGGCAGGGCATTGAGCAGCCGGGATACTACGACTTTACGCAGATAGAAAATACCATCTACAGCTTGGGCGGCCTGGACGACGTGAACGTGGTGGGAATCAGCAGGGCCAAAAACGGGGACCTGACGCAGATCGGCAATGTTTCTTTTGCCAGCAGCCTGTCCGACATGGTGAAGGCGGATGACAACACCCTGGTGGCGCTCGAACTTGACCCTACTTCGGACATGGTGAAGTTCCATACCCTCGATGCCAACACCCTGGCTGTAAAAAACACTAAACAGCACCCGGTCTCAGATATAACGGAGTTGGAAGGGCCTGCTTACTCCGGCATGCGCATCAGCGGCGACCACCTGTTTCTGAGCTATTACGTCCGCGACCCAAACACCTACGAAACCCTTTATACCGATGAGGCGCAGGTGGCGGTCTACTCTTACCCCGGGCTGGAGTTCCTGAAGGTCATCGAAGACACCCGCACCGGGCCTGTCGGCGGGTTCAACGTCAAGTCGGGCCTCACCAAAGACGAGAAAGGCGACATCTACGCGCTTTCACACTCCAACCCGGCGAACGGCTACAGCCAGTCAACCAAGCAAGGAGGCATCCTGCGCATCACGAGCGGCGAGACAGCCTTCGACGCGGACTATTTCTTCGACGTGGCGGAAATCACCGGAGGCAAAAACATTGCGCATTTAAAGTATCTGGGCAACGGAAAGGCATTTGCTGAAATAAACATGGCCAGCACAGGCGAGCAAGAGAGGTGGTCAGACGGTCCGTTGAAGTCGGCTATCATCGACCTGTACCAGAAAACGGTAACCTATATAGACGGGCTGCCGGAGCACGCGGGCAATGGCCGAAGGCTGGCTGTGCTGCACGACGAGGACTACCTCTATATGAGCGTACCGGAGGCAAGCGGCATTTATGTATATAAAATAGATGTTGCGAACCATACCGCAACCAAAGGGGCTGAAGTTGAGGCTAACTTTGTGGCAGGGTTTTTCAAGCTTTAG